The Micromonospora sediminicola genome contains a region encoding:
- the ccmA gene encoding heme ABC exporter ATP-binding protein CcmA — MDLLSVRGLTRRFGQLVVLEDVSFDLAAGRLAVVVGPNGSGKTTLLRCVVGADRPDAGEVLVDGRRCYETDPEMRALLAAALDDIDFFPDLSVAEHLELVAYAHGGSGRAVAEVVTELGLDRARDQLPSTLSSGQRRRLALASCFVRPRRLLVLDEPEQRLDARGREWLADRLLREKAEGTAVLMATHDAELAATVADDRLEIGVGA, encoded by the coding sequence GTGGACCTCCTCAGCGTGCGCGGCCTGACCCGGCGGTTCGGACAGTTGGTCGTGCTGGAGGACGTGTCCTTCGACCTCGCCGCCGGGCGGCTCGCCGTGGTGGTCGGGCCGAACGGCAGCGGGAAGACCACGCTGCTGCGCTGCGTGGTCGGCGCGGACCGCCCCGACGCGGGTGAGGTGCTGGTGGACGGACGCCGGTGCTACGAGACCGATCCCGAGATGCGCGCGCTGCTCGCCGCCGCGCTCGACGACATCGACTTCTTTCCGGACCTGTCCGTGGCGGAGCACCTCGAACTCGTCGCGTACGCCCACGGCGGCTCCGGTCGGGCGGTGGCCGAGGTGGTCACGGAGCTGGGGCTGGACCGGGCCCGCGACCAGCTCCCGTCGACGCTGTCCAGCGGGCAGCGCCGCCGGCTGGCGTTGGCCTCGTGCTTCGTGCGCCCCCGCCGCCTGCTCGTGCTGGACGAACCGGAGCAGCGCCTCGACGCCCGGGGCCGGGAGTGGCTGGCCGATCGGCTGTTGCGCGAGAAGGCCGAGGGCACGGCCGTGCTGATGGCGACGCACGACGCCGAGCTGGCGGCGACGGTCGCGGACGACCGGCTCGAGATCGGCGTCGGTGCGTGA
- a CDS encoding ABC transporter ATP-binding protein: MESATTRPAAADDPDAGGPPAALRLSGLHKTFGANTAVDHVDLVVPQGSFFGLVGPNGAGKTTSLSMAVGLLRPDEGTSQVFGVDVWSDPVEAKALIGVLPDGLSMPERLTGRELLTYIGQLRGIEAGVLAGRVQELLDVMELGAAERTLVVDYSTGMRKKIGLATALLHGPRLLVLDEPFEAVDPVSAAALKAILTGFVASGGSVVLSSHVMPLVEQLCDTVAVMAGGRVVAAGPLAEVRGGGTLEQTFVRLVGGDEQGRRGLSWLAS; the protein is encoded by the coding sequence ATGGAGTCAGCGACCACCCGGCCCGCCGCAGCGGACGATCCCGACGCGGGCGGCCCGCCCGCGGCACTGCGACTGTCCGGCCTGCACAAGACGTTCGGCGCGAACACAGCCGTCGACCACGTCGATCTCGTGGTGCCGCAGGGTTCCTTCTTCGGGCTGGTCGGCCCCAACGGCGCGGGCAAGACGACCTCGTTGTCCATGGCGGTCGGGCTGCTACGCCCGGACGAGGGCACCTCGCAGGTGTTCGGCGTGGACGTGTGGTCCGACCCGGTCGAGGCCAAGGCGCTGATCGGCGTGCTGCCCGACGGGCTGTCCATGCCGGAGCGGCTGACCGGACGCGAACTGCTGACGTACATCGGGCAGTTGCGCGGCATCGAGGCCGGCGTGCTGGCCGGCCGGGTGCAGGAGCTGCTCGACGTGATGGAGCTCGGCGCGGCCGAGCGCACCCTGGTGGTCGACTACTCGACCGGCATGCGCAAGAAGATCGGGCTGGCGACCGCGCTGTTGCACGGGCCCCGGCTGCTCGTGCTGGACGAGCCGTTCGAGGCGGTCGACCCGGTGTCCGCGGCGGCCCTCAAGGCGATCCTGACCGGTTTCGTGGCGAGTGGCGGCTCGGTGGTGCTGTCCAGCCACGTGATGCCGCTGGTCGAGCAGCTGTGCGACACCGTGGCCGTGATGGCCGGGGGGCGGGTCGTGGCGGCCGGTCCGCTCGCCGAGGTCCGCGGCGGCGGCACGCTGGAGCAGACGTTCGTCCGGCTGGTCGGCGGCGACGAGCAGGGGCGGAGAGGGCTGTCGTGGCTGGCGTCCTGA
- a CDS encoding STAS domain-containing protein: MDLVLSTRQGSVGTVIEVAGDLDMSTTSRLRDRLDEVVRGGARAVVVDLAGVGFMDSSGLGALVVAHKDLRARDGWIALAGVGGSVRRVLSVTSVDRVIGVFDTVRDAEEASPVVS; encoded by the coding sequence ATGGACCTGGTGCTGTCGACCCGGCAGGGAAGTGTCGGCACCGTGATCGAGGTCGCCGGTGACCTGGACATGAGCACCACGTCGCGGTTGCGCGACCGGTTGGACGAGGTCGTGCGGGGCGGCGCCCGGGCGGTCGTGGTCGATCTGGCCGGCGTGGGTTTCATGGACTCCAGCGGCCTGGGCGCGCTCGTGGTCGCGCACAAGGACCTGCGAGCGCGGGACGGCTGGATCGCGCTGGCCGGCGTCGGCGGATCGGTCCGGCGGGTGCTGTCGGTCACCTCGGTCGACCGGGTCATCGGCGTCTTCGACACCGTGCGGGACGCCGAGGAGGCGTCGCCGGTGGTCTCGTGA
- a CDS encoding PP2C family protein-serine/threonine phosphatase, which yields MEHSEQAVLAGMLQSAEDFAPVEAVEAVTGVLATALDALAVSLLVADLSGRALVRLTHHPAADGPDRRHGEEAAEILPFDGGPYEQALRHQTSQVLPADGRWTVLAPVTERGEAMGLLEIDLPAEPDATVVAQIAQAAHALAFVVIANRRHTDLFEWGQRSIPFTLSAEIQRRLLPAAFTCESGAFTLSGWLEPAASVGGDTFDYSLARDLLHFSVTDAMGHGVASALTATLGVGSLRNTRRRGHTLVVQAEEANRAVAEHANVRGAYVTAVLGRVDLGTGRCELLNAGHIPPLLVRDGRVTEVDLPANFPLGMFPEEPCRAGEITLRPGDRLVVVTDGMRERNAADLDLSAALLGITGLHPREAVRALSDALLAATGPTLADDATLLVIDWYGTPGRRRSTGGADTARASTGQR from the coding sequence GTGGAGCACAGCGAGCAGGCCGTGCTGGCCGGAATGCTGCAGTCGGCCGAGGACTTCGCCCCGGTCGAGGCCGTCGAGGCCGTCACCGGCGTGCTCGCCACCGCGTTGGACGCGCTCGCCGTCTCGCTGCTGGTCGCCGACCTCAGCGGACGGGCGCTGGTCCGGCTGACCCACCACCCGGCGGCCGACGGGCCGGACCGGCGTCACGGTGAGGAGGCCGCCGAGATCCTGCCGTTCGACGGCGGGCCCTACGAGCAGGCCCTGCGCCATCAGACCAGCCAGGTACTCCCGGCTGACGGACGATGGACGGTGCTCGCTCCGGTCACCGAACGCGGTGAGGCCATGGGGCTCCTGGAGATCGATCTGCCCGCCGAGCCGGATGCCACAGTGGTCGCCCAGATCGCCCAGGCCGCGCACGCGCTGGCGTTCGTGGTGATCGCCAACCGCCGACACACGGACCTGTTCGAGTGGGGGCAGCGCAGCATCCCGTTCACGCTCTCCGCCGAGATCCAACGCCGCCTGCTGCCCGCCGCCTTCACCTGCGAATCCGGTGCGTTCACCCTCTCCGGCTGGCTGGAGCCCGCCGCGAGCGTCGGCGGGGACACCTTCGACTACAGCCTGGCCCGGGACCTGCTGCACTTCAGCGTCACCGACGCCATGGGCCACGGCGTGGCCAGCGCGCTGACCGCCACCCTCGGCGTCGGCAGCCTGCGCAACACCCGACGCCGGGGTCACACCCTGGTCGTGCAGGCCGAGGAGGCGAACCGGGCCGTCGCCGAGCACGCCAACGTACGCGGGGCCTACGTGACCGCCGTGCTCGGCCGGGTCGACCTGGGCACCGGACGCTGCGAGCTGCTCAACGCCGGGCACATCCCGCCGCTACTGGTCCGCGACGGCCGGGTGACCGAGGTGGATCTCCCGGCCAACTTCCCGCTGGGCATGTTCCCCGAGGAGCCCTGCCGCGCCGGCGAGATCACCCTCCGACCCGGCGACCGGCTGGTCGTCGTCACCGACGGCATGCGCGAACGCAACGCGGCCGACCTCGACCTGTCCGCCGCCCTGCTCGGCATCACCGGCCTGCATCCCCGCGAGGCGGTGCGTGCCCTGTCCGACGCGCTGCTGGCCGCGACCGGGCCGACGCTGGCCGACGACGCCACCCTGCTCGTCATCGACTGGTACGGCACGCCCGGGCGGCGACGCAGCACCGGCGGCGCGGACACCGCACGCGCGAGCACCGGACAGCGGTGA
- a CDS encoding DUF2855 family protein, with product MAESWTFAVARDDRARTTLADGPVPALVDGEALLRVDRVGLTANNVTYAVLGESMRYWEFFPPERRGLDRQWGLPPLWGFAEVAASAVAGVEPGQRVYGYLPPAGHLVVRPERVDASGFRDASPHRADLPSPYNAYRSTIGDPAYRPEQEDLLILFRPLFFTSFMLADQVVDNDWYGARSLVLSSASSKTAYAAAFELHGRGPRLVGLTSPDNLGFTRSLGCYDEVLPYGDVAALDAVPTVYLDLSGAPAHRAALRAHLGDRLVRDIAVGLTRQTPNADAAEEVFFAPVQMRKRGRDWGRDGLDHRFADAWQRFSRVVSGWLDVRVGHGPEALRDAWLDVLTGRTPPRVGHVIQL from the coding sequence ATGGCTGAGTCGTGGACGTTCGCCGTGGCCCGTGACGACCGCGCCCGTACCACGCTCGCCGACGGTCCGGTGCCGGCCCTCGTCGACGGGGAGGCGTTGCTGCGCGTGGACCGCGTCGGGCTCACCGCCAACAACGTGACCTACGCGGTGCTCGGCGAATCGATGCGGTACTGGGAGTTCTTCCCGCCCGAGCGGCGCGGGCTCGACCGGCAATGGGGGCTCCCGCCACTGTGGGGCTTCGCCGAGGTGGCCGCGTCCGCCGTGGCCGGCGTCGAGCCGGGTCAGCGCGTCTACGGCTACCTCCCGCCCGCCGGCCACCTGGTGGTACGCCCGGAGCGGGTGGACGCTTCGGGCTTCCGCGACGCCAGCCCGCACCGGGCCGACCTGCCCTCGCCGTACAACGCCTACCGGTCGACCATCGGCGACCCCGCCTACCGGCCCGAGCAGGAGGACCTGCTGATCCTGTTCCGGCCGCTGTTCTTCACCTCCTTCATGCTCGCCGATCAGGTCGTCGACAACGACTGGTACGGAGCACGGTCGCTGGTGCTGTCGTCGGCGTCGAGCAAGACCGCGTACGCCGCCGCGTTCGAGCTGCACGGCCGCGGCCCACGCCTGGTCGGGCTCACCTCGCCGGACAACCTCGGGTTCACCCGGTCGCTGGGCTGCTACGACGAGGTCCTGCCCTACGGCGACGTCGCGGCGCTCGACGCCGTCCCCACGGTCTACCTCGACCTGTCCGGCGCACCCGCACACCGGGCCGCCCTGCGCGCCCACCTCGGCGACCGGCTCGTCCGGGACATCGCGGTCGGTCTGACCCGGCAGACGCCGAACGCCGACGCCGCCGAGGAGGTCTTCTTCGCGCCGGTGCAGATGCGCAAGCGCGGCCGGGACTGGGGCCGTGACGGCCTCGACCACCGGTTCGCCGACGCCTGGCAGCGGTTCTCGCGGGTGGTGAGCGGGTGGCTCGACGTGCGGGTCGGCCACGGCCCCGAGGCGCTGCGGGACGCGTGGCTCGACGTCCTCACGGGCCGTACGCCGCCCCGGGTGGGTCACGTCATCCAGCTCTGA
- a CDS encoding alpha/beta fold hydrolase, whose product MPDQELTLVLVHGAFAESASWNGVIERLGADRAVVAAANPLRGVAGDAAYVRDVVRGIGGPVILVGHSYGGMVITEAAAGESSVRALVYVNAFCPDTGESALALSGQFPGSTLADTLVSYPVATGGKETAIRQDAFHAQFAADVSDDLAALMARTQRPVTEQALGDGLAATTPPWRSLPTWFVFGDADRNIPVAAHRFMAERAGARGVREVAGASHAMAVSRPDEVAQSVVEAVRGVGSGPS is encoded by the coding sequence GTGCCAGATCAGGAACTGACCCTCGTCCTCGTACACGGCGCGTTCGCCGAGTCGGCCAGCTGGAACGGCGTGATCGAACGGCTCGGTGCCGACCGGGCCGTCGTGGCCGCCGCCAACCCGCTGCGCGGCGTGGCCGGCGACGCCGCGTACGTGCGGGACGTGGTGCGCGGGATCGGCGGCCCGGTGATCCTCGTCGGTCATTCGTACGGCGGCATGGTGATCACGGAGGCGGCGGCGGGGGAGTCCTCGGTGCGTGCCCTGGTCTACGTCAACGCGTTCTGCCCGGACACCGGCGAGTCGGCGCTGGCGCTGTCCGGGCAGTTCCCCGGCAGCACGCTGGCCGACACGCTGGTCTCCTACCCGGTCGCGACCGGCGGCAAGGAGACGGCGATCCGGCAGGACGCCTTCCACGCGCAGTTCGCCGCCGACGTGTCCGACGACCTCGCGGCCCTGATGGCGCGGACGCAGCGGCCGGTGACCGAGCAGGCGCTCGGCGACGGTCTCGCGGCGACCACCCCACCGTGGCGGTCGCTGCCCACGTGGTTCGTCTTCGGTGACGCCGACCGGAACATCCCGGTCGCCGCGCACCGCTTCATGGCCGAGCGGGCCGGCGCCCGTGGGGTCCGGGAGGTCGCCGGCGCCTCCCACGCGATGGCGGTGTCCCGGCCCGACGAGGTCGCCCAGTCCGTCGTCGAGGCGGTGCGGGGCGTCGGATCCGGGCCGTCCTGA
- a CDS encoding DUF6297 family protein yields the protein MTTELRIRVGDRPDARRLRSWLRRTRRRHRESSLGDLFTDAYVLVLFCGMYGWALFDGVRDYLGSPSGRQGDPGDRYWIGVAAALTVVGLAWRGLRAVGPLVVAPAAQSWVVSSPVDRRAWLLPRFVGLLVAAFAGGGLLGLASAAATGGGGAHRLAGSATAGAACATAAVALAVVAQASPRTSGWVRVLDRALFGVGAAVAAMVVAGHLAGWSVPPPAGSVIGVVALVAWPPTVTVVVLAYRALPFVDRASLASGAQAAGAAAGATVMLDPSILTDLVESRRWRSIGRVASRRFRPLGRFGVLVQAELWRPVRHPSALVVWAALLLTTYAVAVALPASAGPAQVVLGFLAAGRLTGGLRAVNRSAGLRRALGGGDTLVTLAHLVVPAVAVVVWYAATLPAVRSGVGVGVIDGVLVLGTVAAAYRAGTRPPMTYGGAAADTPFGMIPVDLVRQVVRGPDVVGALVVAQMLWG from the coding sequence GTGACCACCGAGCTGCGGATCCGGGTTGGTGACCGGCCCGACGCCCGCCGGCTGCGGAGCTGGTTGCGGCGCACCCGGCGGCGCCACCGGGAGAGCTCGCTCGGTGACCTGTTCACCGACGCGTACGTCCTCGTGCTCTTCTGCGGCATGTACGGCTGGGCGCTGTTCGACGGGGTCCGCGACTACCTCGGCTCGCCGTCGGGACGCCAGGGCGACCCGGGGGACCGGTACTGGATCGGCGTCGCCGCCGCGCTGACCGTCGTCGGGCTGGCCTGGCGGGGCCTGCGGGCGGTGGGTCCGCTGGTGGTGGCGCCGGCCGCGCAGTCCTGGGTGGTCAGCTCGCCGGTCGACCGCCGGGCGTGGCTGCTGCCCCGATTCGTCGGGCTTCTGGTCGCGGCGTTCGCCGGTGGCGGCCTGCTCGGGCTGGCCTCGGCGGCGGCGACCGGTGGCGGCGGGGCGCACCGGCTCGCCGGTTCGGCGACGGCCGGCGCCGCCTGCGCGACCGCGGCCGTGGCCCTGGCCGTCGTCGCCCAGGCCAGCCCGCGTACCTCGGGGTGGGTCCGGGTTCTCGACCGGGCGCTGTTCGGCGTCGGCGCGGCGGTGGCGGCGATGGTGGTCGCGGGTCACCTGGCCGGTTGGTCCGTACCGCCGCCGGCCGGCTCCGTCATCGGGGTGGTCGCGCTGGTGGCGTGGCCGCCGACCGTGACGGTGGTGGTCCTGGCCTACCGGGCGCTGCCGTTCGTGGACCGCGCCTCGCTCGCCTCGGGCGCGCAGGCGGCGGGCGCGGCGGCGGGCGCCACGGTGATGCTCGACCCCTCGATCCTCACCGACCTGGTGGAGAGCCGCCGCTGGCGGTCGATCGGCCGGGTGGCGAGCCGCCGGTTCCGTCCCCTCGGCCGGTTCGGCGTGCTCGTGCAGGCCGAGCTGTGGCGTCCGGTACGCCATCCCAGCGCGCTCGTGGTGTGGGCGGCGCTGCTGCTGACGACGTACGCGGTCGCGGTGGCGCTGCCGGCGTCGGCCGGCCCGGCGCAGGTGGTCCTCGGGTTCCTGGCGGCCGGCCGGCTGACCGGCGGGTTGCGTGCCGTCAACCGGTCCGCCGGGCTGCGGCGTGCGCTGGGCGGCGGCGACACCCTGGTGACCCTGGCCCATCTCGTGGTGCCGGCCGTCGCCGTGGTGGTCTGGTACGCGGCGACGCTGCCGGCGGTGCGGTCCGGCGTCGGCGTCGGCGTCATCGACGGCGTGCTCGTGCTCGGCACCGTGGCGGCGGCCTACCGGGCGGGCACCCGGCCACCCATGACGTACGGCGGCGCCGCGGCCGACACGCCCTTCGGGATGATCCCGGTCGATCTGGTGCGGCAGGTGGTACGCGGCCCGGACGTGGTCGGCGCGCTGGTCGTCGCGCAGATGCTCTGGGGCTGA
- a CDS encoding glycoside hydrolase family 6 protein, with protein sequence MAILSPRRRRSAAVSVAAVAVTAAAGVAFAVGGASAGTVSGTLYRDPSSAVVRWVAANPGDSRAAVIRDKIASQPQARWFANFNPSTVQSEVSGFVGAANAAQQIPVLSVYEITNRDCGGASAGGAPDLNQYQTWVSNFARGLGNQTVLIILETDSLALQTCLSGAELNARNQALTTATQTIKSANPNAKVYLDGGHSTWNSASDTANRLRAAGVQYADGFFTNVSNFNPTSSEANFGRAVISALNGMGISGKRQVIDTSRNGGASGDWCADDNTDRRIGQYPTTNTGDSNIDAYLWVKPPGEADGCRYAAGSFQPDLAYSLANGAPNPPTTAPPTTTPPTTTPPTTTPPTATPPTTTPPTTTPPTGNGCSASVSLNQWAGGFTASVNVTAGSAAINGWTVTITLPGGAAITGAWNAQASGTSGTVRFTNVSYNGRVGAGQTTNFGFQGTGTGPGATASCTAS encoded by the coding sequence GTGGCTATCCTCTCCCCCCGGCGCCGCCGGTCGGCGGCGGTCAGCGTGGCGGCCGTCGCGGTCACCGCCGCGGCCGGCGTCGCCTTCGCCGTCGGCGGCGCGTCCGCCGGCACGGTCTCCGGCACGCTCTACCGCGATCCGAGTTCGGCCGTCGTCCGCTGGGTCGCGGCCAACCCCGGCGACTCGCGTGCCGCCGTCATCCGCGACAAGATCGCGAGCCAGCCGCAGGCCCGCTGGTTCGCCAACTTCAACCCGTCGACGGTGCAGTCCGAGGTCTCCGGGTTCGTCGGCGCCGCCAACGCGGCGCAGCAGATCCCGGTGCTCTCGGTCTACGAGATCACCAACCGGGACTGCGGCGGGGCCAGCGCCGGCGGGGCCCCGGACCTCAACCAGTACCAGACCTGGGTGTCCAACTTCGCCCGAGGACTCGGCAACCAGACCGTCCTGATCATCCTGGAGACCGACTCGCTCGCCCTCCAGACCTGCCTGAGCGGCGCCGAGCTGAACGCGCGCAACCAGGCGCTCACCACGGCCACGCAGACCATCAAGTCGGCCAACCCCAACGCCAAGGTCTACCTCGACGGCGGCCACTCCACCTGGAACAGCGCGAGTGACACGGCCAACCGGCTCCGCGCCGCCGGCGTGCAGTACGCCGACGGCTTCTTCACCAACGTGTCGAACTTCAACCCCACCTCCAGCGAGGCGAACTTCGGCCGGGCGGTCATCTCCGCCCTCAACGGCATGGGCATCTCCGGCAAGCGCCAGGTCATCGACACCAGCCGCAACGGCGGCGCCAGCGGGGACTGGTGCGCCGACGACAACACCGACCGGCGGATCGGGCAGTACCCGACGACGAACACCGGTGACAGCAACATCGACGCGTACCTCTGGGTGAAGCCGCCGGGTGAGGCGGACGGCTGCCGCTACGCGGCCGGCTCGTTCCAGCCGGACCTGGCCTACAGCCTGGCCAACGGCGCGCCCAACCCGCCCACCACCGCGCCGCCGACGACCACCCCGCCGACCACGACGCCGCCGACGACGACGCCGCCGACCGCCACCCCACCGACGACCACCCCGCCCACCACGACTCCGCCGACGGGCAACGGCTGCTCGGCGTCGGTGTCGCTCAACCAGTGGGCCGGTGGCTTCACCGCGAGCGTGAACGTCACCGCCGGCTCCGCGGCCATCAACGGCTGGACCGTGACCATCACGCTGCCCGGCGGCGCCGCGATCACCGGCGCCTGGAACGCGCAGGCCAGCGGCACCAGCGGGACCGTCCGGTTCACCAACGTGAGCTACAACGGGCGCGTCGGCGCCGGCCAGACGACCAACTTCGGCTTCCAGGGCACCGGCACCGGCCCCGGTGCGACGGCCAGCTGCACGGCCAGCTGA
- a CDS encoding mucoidy inhibitor MuiA family protein, with product MDTTEIDAPVVGVTVYPDRARVTRRGSIRLTAGEHRVRVAPLPLGLRRDSIRVGGRGAATVLGVDVSAWRQPRSTDAQVVGLERRRRELADELVEIEDADGIEDQRGDFLTRLAERAGGTYARALAAGDLTPADVAAFTDSVAGQLAESRRRRRGLARRRDELAEEMAAVERDLDAAHGKRAPDRLAADVTVAVEAADAEVELELTYLVDGARWQSSYDLRLVDDTVTVTWFGLVSQSTGEDWPECELALSTARPAATVGVPELSPWYLDRFRPATPRAAAAPMPVGMPPPAPGAAPAGGGGAARSAAPRPRMRESVAEVEQGVAAATYRPARAVAVPADGSEHRATIAVLELPARLDHVTVPVRAAEAHLRATVRNTSDHTLLPGAAAVFHGADFVAATRLPTWAPGEETELALGVDDRLRVERKLRRRSETRAALGSTRRREVDYRITVANHTPRPATVEVRDQVPVSRDEAVVVRETTVTPSPAERTELGELTWRLSLAPGESGEIALGFRVELAKGVELTGWRE from the coding sequence GTGGACACCACGGAGATCGATGCCCCCGTTGTCGGCGTCACCGTCTATCCGGACCGCGCCCGGGTCACCCGTCGCGGCAGCATCCGGCTGACCGCCGGCGAACACCGGGTACGCGTCGCCCCCCTCCCCCTCGGCCTGCGCCGCGACTCGATCCGGGTCGGCGGGCGGGGCGCGGCCACCGTGCTCGGCGTCGACGTCAGCGCCTGGCGGCAGCCCCGCAGCACCGACGCCCAGGTGGTCGGCCTGGAGCGGCGGCGGCGCGAGCTGGCCGACGAGCTGGTCGAGATCGAGGACGCCGACGGCATCGAGGACCAGCGCGGGGACTTCCTCACCCGGCTGGCCGAGCGCGCCGGCGGGACGTACGCCCGCGCGCTGGCCGCCGGCGACCTGACGCCGGCCGACGTCGCGGCCTTCACCGACTCGGTGGCCGGTCAGCTCGCCGAGTCACGCCGCCGGCGGCGCGGCCTGGCCCGACGACGCGACGAGCTGGCGGAGGAGATGGCGGCGGTCGAGCGCGACCTCGACGCGGCGCACGGCAAGCGCGCCCCGGACCGGTTGGCCGCCGACGTGACCGTCGCGGTGGAGGCCGCCGACGCGGAGGTGGAGCTGGAGCTGACCTACCTGGTGGACGGCGCCCGCTGGCAGTCCTCCTACGACCTGCGGCTCGTCGACGACACAGTGACCGTCACCTGGTTCGGGCTGGTCAGCCAGAGCACCGGGGAGGACTGGCCGGAGTGCGAGCTGGCGCTCTCGACCGCGCGGCCGGCGGCGACCGTCGGCGTACCCGAGCTGTCGCCCTGGTATCTCGATCGGTTCCGGCCCGCGACACCCCGGGCCGCGGCGGCGCCCATGCCGGTCGGGATGCCGCCGCCGGCGCCGGGAGCGGCGCCGGCCGGTGGCGGCGGGGCGGCCCGGTCCGCGGCCCCCCGCCCGCGGATGCGGGAGAGCGTCGCCGAGGTCGAGCAGGGCGTCGCCGCGGCCACCTACCGCCCGGCCCGGGCGGTGGCGGTGCCGGCGGACGGCAGCGAGCACCGGGCCACCATCGCCGTGCTGGAGCTGCCGGCCCGGCTGGACCACGTGACCGTTCCGGTGCGCGCCGCCGAGGCGCACCTGCGGGCGACGGTACGCAACACGTCGGACCACACGCTGCTCCCCGGCGCGGCGGCGGTGTTCCACGGGGCGGACTTCGTGGCGGCCACCCGACTGCCGACCTGGGCGCCGGGCGAGGAGACGGAGCTGGCGCTGGGGGTGGACGACCGGCTGCGGGTGGAGCGGAAACTGCGCCGGCGGTCGGAGACCAGGGCCGCGCTGGGGTCGACGCGGCGGCGGGAGGTGGACTACCGGATCACCGTCGCCAACCACACGCCCCGGCCGGCGACGGTGGAGGTACGGGACCAGGTGCCGGTGTCCCGCGACGAGGCGGTGGTGGTCCGGGAGACGACGGTGACGCCGTCGCCGGCCGAGCGGACCGAGTTGGGGGAACTGACCTGGCGGTTGTCGCTCGCGCCGGGCGAGAGCGGCGAGATCGCCCTGGGCTTCCGGGTGGAGCTGGCCAAGGGGGTCGAGCTGACCGGCTGGCGGGAGTAG
- a CDS encoding L,D-transpeptidase family protein yields MRRRSLLIGAAAGVAAPVVASGAAAAAPGVGTDPPRPRPRTWTPANKADGLTTLPTATRQVVIVTAASWSTSYATLETFTRTDGRWVPVSTALSARIGSQFFSDHHVEGVPTTPTGVYSFGPTIYGIAANPGVKHPYHRIVTDDWWNENPNSAGYNTFQHTATSPGGLSEALWKEKPAYTHFAVITYNMPPNVPKPVPNAGSGIFLHEFSRTPSGPTAGCVSLSHADLVGVLRWLDPAAQPRIVLSPLDSLGRY; encoded by the coding sequence ATGCGACGGAGATCCCTGCTCATCGGCGCGGCGGCGGGCGTCGCCGCGCCCGTCGTGGCCTCCGGCGCGGCGGCGGCGGCACCCGGCGTCGGCACCGACCCGCCGCGCCCCCGGCCGCGCACCTGGACGCCGGCCAACAAGGCCGACGGCCTCACCACCCTGCCGACGGCCACCCGTCAGGTCGTGATCGTGACGGCGGCGAGCTGGAGCACGAGCTACGCCACGCTGGAGACGTTCACGAGGACCGACGGTCGCTGGGTCCCGGTCTCCACGGCGCTGTCCGCGCGGATCGGTTCCCAGTTCTTCAGCGACCACCACGTCGAGGGGGTGCCGACCACGCCGACGGGCGTCTACTCGTTCGGTCCGACGATCTACGGCATCGCCGCGAACCCGGGTGTCAAGCACCCCTACCACCGGATCGTCACCGACGACTGGTGGAACGAGAACCCGAACTCGGCCGGCTACAACACCTTCCAGCACACGGCCACCAGTCCCGGCGGCCTGAGCGAGGCGCTGTGGAAGGAGAAACCGGCCTACACGCACTTCGCGGTGATCACCTACAACATGCCGCCGAACGTGCCGAAGCCGGTGCCGAACGCGGGCAGCGGCATCTTCCTGCACGAGTTCAGCCGGACGCCGTCGGGGCCCACCGCCGGCTGCGTCAGCCTGTCCCACGCCGACCTGGTCGGCGTGCTCCGCTGGCTCGACCCGGCGGCCCAGCCGCGCATCGTGCTGTCCCCGTTGGACAGCCTCGGCCGCTACTGA
- a CDS encoding GlsB/YeaQ/YmgE family stress response membrane protein has product MEVTGFFTAIVIGLVIGALGRLVVPGKQNIPIWLTLLIGVVAAILGTFVAGAFNVDDTAGIDWIELALQVVFAAIGVAIAAGAYGRRRV; this is encoded by the coding sequence GTGGAAGTCACGGGTTTCTTCACCGCGATCGTCATCGGCCTCGTCATCGGCGCGCTCGGCCGCCTGGTGGTGCCGGGCAAGCAGAACATCCCGATCTGGCTCACCCTGCTCATCGGTGTGGTCGCCGCGATCCTGGGCACGTTCGTCGCCGGCGCGTTCAACGTCGACGACACCGCCGGCATCGACTGGATCGAGCTGGCGCTCCAGGTCGTCTTCGCCGCGATCGGTGTCGCCATCGCCGCGGGGGCCTACGGCCGCCGCCGCGTCTGA